A window from Theobroma cacao cultivar B97-61/B2 chromosome 3, Criollo_cocoa_genome_V2, whole genome shotgun sequence encodes these proteins:
- the LOC18604251 gene encoding uncharacterized protein LOC18604251 isoform X3, with translation MGFQAAPSSSFLSPLVCHTYPNLSPSQLSSLRPFLLPHKHVNSFKPHIPCLNSAKFLKARTRATLDEKEKEPLLVQEQEASRDVEESVKVLKNAAKTRKIPAEEVLSAFSVIEKAKLNPSAFLETLGGPDSPGRTCVLIFTAEKQLKNGRYFPLTAVQRQRGLRMEYF, from the exons ATGGGCTTCCAAGCAGCACCATCATCCTCTTTTCTCTCGCCCTTAGTCTGCCATACATATCCCAATTTGTCTCCCTCTCAATTATCATCTCTGAGACCCTTCCTACTTCCTCATAAGCATGTCAACTCTTTTAAGCCACACATTCCTTGTCTCAATTCTGCCAAATTCCTCAAGGCAAGGACCCGAGCTACCCTTGATGAGAAGGAGAAGGAGCCACTCCTTGTCCAAGAGCAGGAGGCAAGCAGA gACGTTGAGGAGAGCGTCAAAGTGTTGAAAAATGCAGCCAAAACGAGGAAAATCCCTGCTGAGGAGGTTCTGTCAGCTTTTTCTGTTATTGAGAAGGCCAAACTCAACCCCTCAGCGTTTCTTGAAACTCTTGGTGGACCGGATTCCCCTGGCAGAACCTGTGTGCTCATTTTTACTGCTGAG AAACAATTGAAGAACGGCCGCTACTTCCCTCTTACAGCTGTTCAGAG GCAAAGAGGATTGAGAATGGAGTATTTCTAG